ATAGCTGTTTCTATATTGGCCCACTCACGCCATAGATTAATACCCGAAGAAGCCTCAACCATTTCGGCCAAATGAGCCCCCCCTACACGCGAAGCCGTTTCCAAAAAGATAAAATCTCCTGTTTCGTGGTCACGGATATATTCAGAATGGCTAGCACTATAGTTCATCCCAAAGGCTTTCATTACTTGTGAATTAATCTCCTGCAAGGCTTTGTCATCTTCCGAACCAATAGGCACAGTTACCGAGCGAAAAATACCGCCGCCATGTGCTACGTCCATTGGTGTAGAGAGGTATTGGCTCGAACGTGTAAAGATAATTTCGCCTCCTATCGAAAGCGAGTCAACATGAAATACATCGCCAGGGCGAAATTGTTCAACTAAGTATTCTGGCCGACGGTCGCCCAAATGATGTACCACTTCCCAAAGCTGTTCAGCATTATACACTTTTCTGATACCTGTAGCCGAAGCCTCTGAGCGAGGTTTTACAACACAAGGGAAAGTTACTTTTTGAGTAAATTCAAAGATTTCATTATCGTTGAACAATGCCGAGAACATAGGCACATGAATACACGCTTCGGCGGCTTTCATTCGCATAGCCAGTTTGTCACGAAAATGTCGGCTTGTGGTTTGTCCCATTCCCGAAATCCGAAAATGTTCACGCAGATAAGCCGCTTTTTCAACGTCAAAGTCGTCTAACGCCACTATTCGGTCTATTTTACGAGAACGCATTACATAAGCTAAGCCCAATGTAATTTCATTAATATCAAAACTTCCATCGTAGCGTTCTTCTACATAAAATATCTCGTCTATCGACTCCCTTGCCCATGGACGATGTTCTAGTTTTTTGTTGGTTAAAAGGTACACTTTATTACCTGCTTGTTTACAAGCACGTAAAAATTCATTGCCTTTAAAATAGGTAGATATACAAAGGAAAGATAGTTCTGCCGACATAGTAACTGAGTTTTATAATCAAGAGTCTAAACTAAATTTAAGGATAAATCCCAAAATTTGAAACAATGATATAGTAAAACTATTAAAAAACTATCGGAAATATTTCTAAAAGGAGCTGTTCAAAATGAGTAGGTATATAATAAAGCTGCTTCAACTTATTTCAAGTTGGGTTGATTGTATGAGTCTGCAATCGCTAAAATACTACTTGGTATCAAGATTTTTCAGGTAAAACAATTTTACTTGAACATACACTAACTTCTTTTACAAAAGTTGAAACAGCCTTTATATCAATCAGTAATTGAGCAAATTAGAGTACCTTTACAGGCTCGCTAATTCGCCCAATGAGTACTATGATAATGTACTTAAAAAGTTAATTAACAAACGTATTCCATACGCTGTACCTGCACGTTGCGAAGCAAAATCAGCATCGCCATAGGCAGTACCTGCAATATCGAGGTGAGCCCATTTGGGGTGTTTTTCGGTAAATGCTTCCAAGAATTTAGCAGCCGTAATAGCCCCAGCCAAAGGTTTTCCTGAATAATTGCGTAAATCAGCAATATCCGAGCTGAGGTCTTCATTGTAGACATCCCACAAAGGTAAACGCCATAAACGCTCGCCAGTAGTATCGCCCGCCTGCACCAATTGAAGAGCCAATGTATCGTTATTGGTAAACAACCCTGCAGCATGATACCCCAACGTAGCAATACAACTCCCTGTTAGAGTTGCCAAATCTATCAGAACATCGGGAGTATAGTTTTTCACCATATAACCCAACCCATCGGCCAATATAACCCTACCTTCGGCATCGGTGTCGATAATTTCGATGGTTTTCCCCAAATACGAGCCAATAACATCGCTAGGTTTAAATGACTTAGCATCTACAGCATTTTCACAGGTAGGTACAATCCCAACAAGGTGAACAGGCAATTGAAGTTTGGCCGCTAATTCTACCGTACCCAATACAGCTGCTGCCCCTCCCATATCAGATTTCATCAAGTGCATATTGCTCGACGATTTGATAGAAATCCCTCCTGTATCGAAAGTAACTCCTTTGCCTACCAAACCAACCGTTTTTCCTGCATTCTGACCTCTGTATTCTACAATAATCAGGGCCGAATCATGCTCACTTCCTTGCCCTACAGCCAACAAAGCCTCTAAGCCTTGTTCTTGTAAGTCTTTTTGGTACAAAATTTTGGTATCATATCCATATTTTTTTGCCGATTCAATAGCCCAATCTACCAATACTTGTGGTGTTTTTTTGTTGGCAGGAGCATTCATCAAGTCAAATATCTGAATTTGCGTTTCGGCAGTTGCTTGTCCTTTTTGAACAAAATGCTGTACAACATCAAGTTGTGCTGGCTCAACCAATAGCTTTACCAGAGCGTCCTCGCCATATATTGCAGGCACACTCTTTTCATCGGTTTTATAAAGCTTAATGTCATAGCCCCCCAAAACAATACCATTGACTATCCATTCGATTTGTTGGGTTGGCAAGTGATTTGCCACAACGGTTACTTCGTTGGGGAATTTGCTTTTTTGTTGTGCAAACAATGTTCTTACGGCACGAATCACTTGTCCAGAATCGCTATTTTTCCCCAAACCTAACAAGATGATTTTGGTAGCATTAGGAGTATAAAAAGATAGGATTTCTTTCCAGTCGGCTTTGAAATCATTTTGAAGTAATTCAACCTCTACTTGGTTTTGTGAAGCAATGGTTGTCAATTGCTGGGCAAGGTTTTCGTTTTGCCAAAGCAAATAAATAGCCACCTTATTGGTTTGCGATATTTCGGAGAAAAGCTGTATTTGCATAAAAGTATTGTGTTATGAACAAAAAATGCCACCTGATAGGTGGCATTTAGGGTTTGGATGGACTATTAAATCCTTCCATGAATGTCAATCAATATTCATCTTCATTAAAGAAGAAATCGTCTTTAGTCGGATAATCTGGCCAAATTTCTTCGATACTTTCATAAGGCTGACCGTCATCTTCTAATTCTTGTAAGTTTTCGACCACTTCCAAAGGCGAACCTGTACGGATAGCATAGTCAATTAATTCATCTTTTGTTGCAGGCCATGGGGCATCTTCTAAATATGATGCAAGTTCGAGTGTCCAATACATATTCTTTCTCTAAATTTGGTTACTGTTTAAGATTAAGGTAATAGCACAAAGTATTGAAAATAAATACATTATGGCTTTATATAATGCTTTTTCTAAAAAAATACTGTACCCCACCCAATAGGATTGCAAAAGTACAAGTTTTTTGAAATTACAAAACAATTATGTTTTAAATTTCTCATGCGTAATTAACTAATTTTTCTATAAAAAAGTACATTTTTTAAACTCTTTTTTTCAAATCCAACAGAGTATAATCTTCAAAGAGTAAGTTATTACTGATAACAGGTTGATAGTGAAGGCCTCCAGATGAGGACACTCGCTTCCTTGTTTTTTTCTTGATTTGCGACTGGTCTATCTGAAAAAAGTAATTAAATTTGATGATTTGGCCATTTTTTTCTATTTTGTGATATACAGACCCAAAGCAATTCATTGTAATATTGGGGGACAACGATTGTAAACCCAAAATATTGTTGATGTTTTGGCTGTTACTCTGTTATTTATTAAAATACGCCTCTATGACTTTTGTTGGTAGAGGTATAAGGTTTGAAAGTACCTTTACGCTAAAATTCACTCAATTTTACTTATAAATATATTTATCAACACTCTTATGAAAGTAGAAGTTTGTGCTTACTCCTTTGAGTCTTGCTTGGCAGCAGAACAAGGAGGAGCCAACCGTGTAGAGCTATGTGCTTCGCCATACGAAGGCGGAACAACCCCTTCAGCAGGACTCATCCAACTTGTAAAAAAAAATCTTTCGATAGAAGTTCATGTGATGATTAGGCCAAGAGGTGGCGATTTTTGTTATTCAGACCACGAAATTCTTGTAATGGAACAGGATATTCTTATGGCAAAACAACTAGAAGCCAATGGAATTGTTTTGGGTATTCTTCAAAAAAATGGGCAAGTCAATATTCAACAAACAGCTCATTTGGTACAATTAGCTCATCCCATGACAGTTACCTTCCACCGAGCTATAGATATGACTCCCGATTACTTTCAGGCACTCGAAGATATTATTGAAGCAGGCTGCCACCGAGTACTAACCTCGGGACAGGCAAATTTAGCTATTGAAGGTATCAAAAACCTAAAAAAACTAACACAACAAGCCGCAGGCCGTATCCAAATCATGATTGGTAGTGGCGTAAATACCCGAAATGCCTTACAACTGGCTTCATTACAACCCGATGCCCTACATTTTACAGGGAAATCAACACGTGATTCTGTCATGGAATTCAGGAAAGAGGGTATTGCTATGGGTGGCCTTTCTGAAGTGCCTGAATACGAAATTATGTATTCCGACGTTCAGAAAATCAAAGCTATGGTAAACTTGCTACACGAGGCTGTGTAATAGAACTGGCTTGATTTTGAAAATGATACTGTCGGGGCTAACGCCCAAGGAAATATAGTATGCTATTTTCTTACCTTAACAGAAAAGCTGAATACTCTGGAGAATTATTTTTTAGTCTCAAAACTCAGCACTAAGTATTGCTATTAACAACCCAATTTAATAATTAGTATATTTTCACAGATATTCAATTAGT
The DNA window shown above is from Flectobacillus major DSM 103 and carries:
- a CDS encoding ATP-grasp domain-containing protein, which produces MSAELSFLCISTYFKGNEFLRACKQAGNKVYLLTNKKLEHRPWARESIDEIFYVEERYDGSFDINEITLGLAYVMRSRKIDRIVALDDFDVEKAAYLREHFRISGMGQTTSRHFRDKLAMRMKAAEACIHVPMFSALFNDNEIFEFTQKVTFPCVVKPRSEASATGIRKVYNAEQLWEVVHHLGDRRPEYLVEQFRPGDVFHVDSLSIGGEIIFTRSSQYLSTPMDVAHGGGIFRSVTVPIGSEDDKALQEINSQVMKAFGMNYSASHSEYIRDHETGDFIFLETASRVGGAHLAEMVEASSGINLWREWANIETAMAKGTKYVLPEVQNHYSGILISLTRQQYPNVMAFDDPEIYWRMDEEYHIGVIVKADNRERVIELLEKYAKVVYSDFHASAPVPDKPAN
- a CDS encoding leucyl aminopeptidase family protein; protein product: MQIQLFSEISQTNKVAIYLLWQNENLAQQLTTIASQNQVEVELLQNDFKADWKEILSFYTPNATKIILLGLGKNSDSGQVIRAVRTLFAQQKSKFPNEVTVVANHLPTQQIEWIVNGIVLGGYDIKLYKTDEKSVPAIYGEDALVKLLVEPAQLDVVQHFVQKGQATAETQIQIFDLMNAPANKKTPQVLVDWAIESAKKYGYDTKILYQKDLQEQGLEALLAVGQGSEHDSALIIVEYRGQNAGKTVGLVGKGVTFDTGGISIKSSSNMHLMKSDMGGAAAVLGTVELAAKLQLPVHLVGIVPTCENAVDAKSFKPSDVIGSYLGKTIEIIDTDAEGRVILADGLGYMVKNYTPDVLIDLATLTGSCIATLGYHAAGLFTNNDTLALQLVQAGDTTGERLWRLPLWDVYNEDLSSDIADLRNYSGKPLAGAITAAKFLEAFTEKHPKWAHLDIAGTAYGDADFASQRAGTAYGIRLLINFLSTLS
- a CDS encoding DUF2795 domain-containing protein, with product MYWTLELASYLEDAPWPATKDELIDYAIRTGSPLEVVENLQELEDDGQPYESIEEIWPDYPTKDDFFFNEDEY
- a CDS encoding copper homeostasis protein CutC, producing the protein MKVEVCAYSFESCLAAEQGGANRVELCASPYEGGTTPSAGLIQLVKKNLSIEVHVMIRPRGGDFCYSDHEILVMEQDILMAKQLEANGIVLGILQKNGQVNIQQTAHLVQLAHPMTVTFHRAIDMTPDYFQALEDIIEAGCHRVLTSGQANLAIEGIKNLKKLTQQAAGRIQIMIGSGVNTRNALQLASLQPDALHFTGKSTRDSVMEFRKEGIAMGGLSEVPEYEIMYSDVQKIKAMVNLLHEAV